From the genome of Streptomyces sp. NBC_00659, one region includes:
- a CDS encoding glycine betaine ABC transporter substrate-binding protein: MARSTRTSATSAVSLLVVAAAALTGCGSSNDTDGKDPLKGDAAKAGTVVVGSNNFPESILLADIYGEALKSKGIKVSYKLNIGSRETTYGLIKNGTITVLPEYNGALLAYLDAKAAPTSVEETSQAISAKLDPKLSLLIPSQAQDKDAVALNEATAKKYNLTDKSTISDLADVAKNLVVGGSPEFQTRQQGLKGLKSVYGLDFKSFKALDAGGPLTVAALKGNSIQAADIFTTDPGISKNKFVVLQDPKNLFGFENVTPLTYKSALPAAGVAVLNDVSAKLDTETLVKLNSEVQDGSKDPLDVAKNWLASAGLS; encoded by the coding sequence ATCGCCAGAAGCACTCGAACCTCCGCAACCTCCGCTGTCTCCCTGCTGGTTGTGGCCGCTGCCGCGCTGACGGGCTGCGGCTCCTCCAACGACACGGACGGCAAAGACCCGTTGAAGGGCGACGCCGCCAAGGCCGGTACGGTCGTTGTCGGTTCCAACAACTTCCCCGAGAGCATCCTGCTCGCCGACATCTACGGCGAGGCCCTCAAGTCCAAGGGCATAAAGGTCAGTTACAAGCTGAACATCGGCAGCCGTGAGACCACGTACGGTCTGATCAAGAACGGTACGATCACGGTCCTTCCGGAGTACAACGGTGCGCTGCTCGCCTATCTGGACGCCAAGGCCGCTCCGACGTCCGTCGAGGAGACCAGCCAGGCCATCTCGGCCAAGCTCGATCCCAAGCTCTCGCTGCTGATCCCGTCCCAGGCCCAGGACAAGGACGCGGTCGCCCTGAACGAGGCGACGGCCAAGAAGTACAACCTCACGGACAAGTCGACCATCAGCGACCTCGCCGACGTGGCGAAGAACCTGGTCGTCGGCGGCTCGCCCGAGTTCCAGACCCGGCAGCAGGGCCTGAAGGGCCTGAAGTCCGTATACGGTCTCGATTTCAAGAGTTTCAAGGCGCTGGACGCGGGCGGCCCGCTGACCGTGGCGGCACTGAAGGGGAACAGCATCCAGGCCGCGGACATCTTCACGACGGACCCCGGAATCAGCAAGAACAAGTTCGTCGTGCTCCAGGATCCCAAGAATCTCTTCGGGTTCGAGAATGTCACTCCCCTGACATACAAGAGCGCTCTGCCCGCGGCCGGAGTCGCGGTTCTCAACGACGTCTCGGCGAAGCTCGACACCGAGACCCTGGTGAAGCTCAACAGCGAGGTGCAGGACGGCAGCAAGGATCCGCTGGACGTGGCCAAGAACTGGCTGGCCTCGGCGGGACTGAGCTGA
- the oxc gene encoding oxalyl-CoA decarboxylase yields the protein MTAPSTPETTANADVHTELTDGYHLVVDALRMNDVDTVYGVVGIPITDLARLAQARGIRYIGFRHESNAGHAAAAAGFLTKKPGICLTVSAPGFLNGLVALANATTNCFPMVQISGSSERHLVDLRQGDYEEMDQLAAAQPFCKAAYRVSRAEDIGRGIARALRTAVSGRPGGVYLDIPAAVLGSVMDAEAGARTLSRLVDPAPRQLPGPEAVDRAVELLAGAERPLLVLGKGAAYAQADERIREFVESTGIPFIPMSMAKGLLPDDHPQSAATARSLALKKADVVMLVGARLNWLLNHGRAPQWNPGARFIHVDIEAREMDSNQPIAAPLVGDIDSVLEAIAERAKPGRIAAPAAWRAELGARSAQNVAKMAERLKADPHPMQFMGALKAVRDVVRERPETYIVNEGANALDIARNVIDMHVPRHRLDSGTWGVMGIGMGYAIAAAVESGGAPVVAVEGDSAFGFSGMELETICRYGLPVVTVVMNNGGVYRGDDVNPLGDAPSPTTLMPAARHDRMIEAFGGKGYRATTPAEVTAALTEALASGGPALIDCVIDPSAGTESGHIAHLNPKGITGGTIASAAR from the coding sequence ATGACCGCTCCCTCGACACCGGAGACCACGGCGAACGCCGACGTGCACACCGAGCTCACCGACGGGTATCACCTGGTCGTCGACGCGCTGAGGATGAACGACGTCGACACCGTCTACGGCGTCGTCGGCATCCCGATCACCGACCTGGCCCGCCTCGCACAGGCGCGGGGCATCCGCTACATCGGCTTCCGGCACGAGAGCAACGCGGGTCACGCCGCGGCGGCCGCCGGCTTTCTCACCAAGAAGCCCGGCATCTGTCTGACCGTGTCCGCGCCGGGATTCCTCAACGGTCTGGTCGCCCTGGCCAACGCCACCACCAACTGCTTCCCCATGGTGCAGATCTCCGGCTCCAGCGAACGGCACCTGGTCGACCTCAGGCAGGGCGACTACGAGGAGATGGACCAGCTCGCCGCCGCGCAGCCGTTCTGCAAGGCCGCCTACCGGGTGAGCCGTGCGGAGGACATCGGCCGGGGCATCGCCCGCGCCCTGCGCACCGCGGTCTCGGGACGTCCGGGCGGTGTGTATCTCGACATCCCCGCCGCGGTCCTCGGCTCCGTCATGGACGCGGAGGCGGGCGCGAGGACACTGAGCCGGCTCGTCGACCCCGCGCCGCGCCAGCTCCCGGGGCCCGAGGCGGTGGACCGGGCCGTCGAACTGCTGGCGGGCGCCGAACGGCCGTTGCTCGTGCTCGGCAAGGGTGCCGCTTACGCGCAGGCCGACGAACGCATCCGCGAGTTCGTGGAGTCCACCGGCATCCCGTTCATCCCGATGTCGATGGCCAAGGGCCTGCTGCCCGACGACCATCCGCAGTCGGCGGCCACCGCCCGTTCGCTGGCCCTGAAGAAGGCCGATGTCGTGATGCTCGTCGGCGCCCGCCTCAACTGGCTGCTGAACCACGGCCGGGCACCGCAGTGGAACCCCGGTGCCCGGTTCATCCATGTCGACATCGAGGCCAGGGAGATGGACAGCAACCAGCCCATCGCGGCCCCGCTCGTCGGCGACATCGATTCGGTGCTGGAAGCGATAGCCGAGCGCGCCAAGCCCGGCCGGATCGCGGCCCCCGCCGCCTGGCGCGCCGAACTGGGCGCACGGTCGGCGCAGAACGTCGCGAAGATGGCGGAGCGGCTGAAGGCGGATCCGCACCCCATGCAGTTCATGGGCGCTCTGAAGGCCGTACGCGACGTCGTGCGCGAGCGCCCGGAGACGTACATCGTCAACGAGGGCGCGAACGCGCTGGACATCGCGCGCAACGTCATCGACATGCACGTACCGCGGCACCGTCTCGACAGCGGAACCTGGGGTGTCATGGGCATCGGCATGGGCTACGCGATCGCCGCCGCCGTCGAGAGCGGCGGTGCCCCGGTCGTCGCCGTGGAGGGCGACAGCGCCTTCGGGTTCAGCGGCATGGAACTGGAGACGATCTGCCGGTACGGGCTGCCGGTCGTCACGGTCGTCATGAACAACGGCGGGGTGTACCGCGGCGACGACGTCAATCCCCTCGGCGACGCGCCCTCACCGACCACCCTGATGCCCGCGGCCCGCCACGACCGGATGATCGAGGCGTTCGGCGGCAAGGGCTACCGCGCGACCACACCGGCCGAGGTCACCGCGGCCCTCACCGAGGCACTGGCCTCCGGCGGCCCGGCGCTCATCGACTGCGTCATCGACCCCTCCGCCGGGACCGAGAGCGGCCACATCGCCCACCTGAACCCGAAGGGCATCACGGGCGGCACGATCGCGTCGGCCGCGAGGTGA
- a CDS encoding formate dehydrogenase subunit delta — protein MTATVPPERRMANDIAANLGHLPQESAAEAIAGHIGRFWDPRIRSRLLAYADAGADGLHPLVIAAVRLMR, from the coding sequence ATGACGGCGACCGTGCCTCCCGAGCGCCGGATGGCGAACGACATCGCCGCGAACCTCGGTCACCTGCCGCAGGAGTCGGCCGCCGAGGCCATCGCGGGTCACATCGGCCGCTTCTGGGACCCACGCATACGCTCCCGGCTCCTCGCGTACGCCGACGCCGGAGCCGACGGCCTGCATCCGCTGGTGATCGCGGCGGTGCGGCTCATGCGCTGA
- a CDS encoding aromatic amino acid lyase, with protein MLERTADTAIGAPAADRPATGSTPPGVVLDGRGLDAATVARIADGATPLSLCPKALEAMERTRRAAQRLAAEGARVYGRSTGVGAHRGLAVEEHDGAGHDLRLLLSHAGGVGEALPARRVRAMMVVRANQLLVGGSGLGPEIAAAVAQALRAGVRPRVLEYGSVGTGDLTALARLGLALFGHDTWSLESPLREGPLADHPVPEPLALRRGDALALLSSNALTLGESALAWHDLGVPLRAAHLVAALALHAVDGSLEPYAPEVHEAHAHPAIAQVAARVRWLLGATTGRDTGAPGLPDGMPARVQDPFGFRCFPQAHGPAMEAWSGLDRVLSIDLNSAAENPLIGWDDITDRPVARHHGGFFTAPLTLALDQLALAVLGTARLSVARLSALGRPELTGLRSYLADSSSAGSGMMILEYSAASALAEIQGCATPASLGHVVLSQGMEEAATFAPQAARKALRAAQAYRLVLACELVAAVRALRLRGTPPAPGTPAGRAYARAAAALDPDMRDRPLTDDVTVAAALLDGFAEITGDAWEPVRLG; from the coding sequence ATGCTCGAGCGCACGGCCGACACGGCCATCGGCGCCCCGGCCGCCGACCGCCCGGCCACCGGGAGCACGCCGCCGGGTGTCGTCCTCGACGGCCGGGGTCTCGACGCCGCCACGGTGGCCCGGATCGCCGATGGGGCGACGCCGCTCTCCCTGTGCCCGAAGGCACTTGAGGCGATGGAACGCACACGCCGGGCGGCCCAGCGGCTGGCCGCCGAGGGTGCCCGCGTCTACGGGCGCAGCACCGGCGTGGGAGCGCACCGGGGACTCGCCGTCGAGGAACACGACGGCGCGGGCCACGATCTGCGGCTGCTGCTGAGCCACGCGGGCGGTGTGGGCGAAGCCCTGCCGGCCCGCAGGGTCCGCGCGATGATGGTGGTCCGCGCGAATCAACTCCTGGTCGGTGGTTCGGGGCTGGGCCCCGAGATCGCCGCGGCCGTCGCGCAGGCACTGCGAGCGGGGGTGCGTCCCCGGGTGCTCGAGTACGGGTCCGTGGGCACCGGTGATCTGACCGCGCTGGCCCGGCTGGGGCTCGCGCTCTTCGGCCATGACACGTGGTCGCTCGAAAGTCCGCTGCGTGAGGGCCCGTTGGCGGACCATCCGGTCCCCGAGCCTCTTGCGCTGCGACGCGGGGACGCGCTGGCCCTGTTGAGCAGCAACGCCCTCACCCTCGGGGAGTCCGCTCTCGCCTGGCACGACCTCGGGGTCCCGCTGCGTGCCGCACACCTCGTGGCCGCACTGGCCCTGCACGCGGTGGACGGCTCCCTCGAACCGTACGCGCCGGAGGTCCACGAAGCCCACGCGCACCCGGCGATCGCGCAGGTGGCGGCACGCGTCCGGTGGCTGCTGGGCGCGACGACCGGCAGGGACACGGGTGCACCGGGGCTGCCGGACGGAATGCCGGCACGGGTCCAGGACCCCTTCGGCTTCCGGTGCTTCCCGCAGGCTCACGGCCCCGCGATGGAGGCGTGGTCCGGCCTGGACCGGGTGCTGTCCATCGACCTCAACTCCGCCGCCGAGAACCCCCTCATCGGCTGGGACGACATCACGGACCGTCCCGTCGCCCGGCATCACGGCGGCTTCTTCACCGCGCCGCTCACTCTCGCGCTCGACCAGCTCGCCCTCGCCGTGCTCGGCACGGCCCGGCTCTCGGTGGCCCGGCTGTCCGCCCTGGGCCGCCCCGAACTGACGGGACTGCGCTCCTATTTGGCCGACTCATCCTCAGCCGGGTCCGGGATGATGATCCTGGAGTACAGCGCCGCCTCGGCCCTCGCCGAGATACAGGGGTGCGCCACCCCGGCCTCGCTCGGGCATGTCGTGCTGTCCCAGGGCATGGAGGAGGCGGCGACCTTCGCGCCCCAGGCCGCCCGCAAGGCGCTGCGGGCGGCGCAGGCGTACCGGCTCGTCCTGGCCTGCGAACTCGTCGCCGCCGTACGGGCGTTGCGGCTGCGGGGCACCCCGCCCGCGCCCGGCACCCCGGCGGGCCGCGCCTACGCACGCGCGGCAGCGGCACTGGACCCGGACATGCGGGACCGTCCCCTCACCGACGACGTGACCGTGGCCGCGGCCCTGCTGGACGGGTTCGCCGAAATCACGGGCGACGCGTGGGAGCCCGTACGGCTGGGCTAG
- a CDS encoding LysR family transcriptional regulator, giving the protein MLFRQLEYFVAVARERHFARAAETCYVSQPALSAAIAKLERELNVTLINRGHTYQGLTPEGERLVVWAKRILAEQDAFKAEVAAVQSGITGTLRLGTDPTASTTLAMPVAAFCAAHPLAKVQVRSRLSTNELHRQIRDFELDVAIAHFDPGDREGLQVVPLYQERYMLLVADDQLMSQTSTMTWAEAAQLPLALLTPDMRIRRLIDDVFAEKGCVVTPQVETDSIAALYAHVGGGTWASIVPHTWLRAMPVIGRTRALPLVDPEAGAQVSVAIHAGTPGSVAARAFVNAATGLALDEVFGQPLPHEHRVR; this is encoded by the coding sequence ATGCTGTTCCGGCAGTTGGAGTACTTCGTCGCGGTCGCCAGGGAGCGGCACTTCGCGCGGGCGGCGGAGACCTGTTACGTCTCGCAGCCCGCGCTGTCGGCGGCCATCGCCAAACTGGAGCGGGAGTTGAACGTCACGCTCATCAACCGCGGGCACACCTACCAGGGACTCACCCCCGAAGGGGAACGGCTCGTCGTGTGGGCCAAGCGGATCCTCGCCGAACAGGACGCGTTCAAGGCCGAGGTGGCCGCCGTGCAGTCGGGCATCACCGGGACGCTCCGCCTCGGGACGGACCCCACGGCCTCGACGACCCTGGCGATGCCCGTGGCCGCGTTCTGCGCGGCGCACCCGCTCGCCAAGGTCCAGGTCCGCTCCCGTCTGTCGACGAACGAACTCCATCGCCAGATACGGGACTTCGAGCTCGACGTGGCCATCGCCCACTTCGATCCCGGCGACCGGGAAGGCCTTCAGGTCGTCCCCCTGTACCAGGAGAGGTACATGCTCCTGGTCGCCGACGACCAGCTCATGTCCCAGACCAGCACCATGACATGGGCGGAGGCGGCCCAGCTTCCGCTGGCGCTGCTGACGCCCGACATGCGCATCCGCCGGCTCATCGACGATGTCTTCGCGGAGAAGGGATGTGTGGTGACACCACAGGTGGAGACGGACTCCATCGCCGCGCTCTACGCCCATGTCGGCGGTGGCACATGGGCCAGCATCGTTCCGCACACCTGGCTGCGCGCCATGCCGGTGATCGGCAGGACGCGCGCGCTGCCCCTGGTCGACCCGGAGGCGGGCGCCCAGGTCTCGGTGGCGATCCACGCGGGGACCCCCGGTTCGGTCGCCGCGCGTGCCTTCGTGAACGCTGCCACCGGCCTCGCGCTGGACGAGGTCTTCGGACAGCCCCTGCCGCACGAGCACCGGGTGCGCTGA
- a CDS encoding serine/threonine-protein kinase translates to MRYEHVELSGYEIQEVLGRGGFATVYRAHQAAVGREVALKVDSRVLASDRDRQRFLREVTAAGRLSGHPHVVPVYDAGVLGDDRPYMVMELCPGGSLGERLHRHGPLAVKEARDIGLGIADALAAAHAAGVLHRDIKPGNIMVNRYGAAALTDFGLAAMPRPGRDLSVTREALTPAYAPPEAFHLAEPTTTGDVYSLAATLYALLRGRPPHHPDDGTQLSLAELIVRHTWPYADLPGVPSALNAVLRQALETDPASRMPDASTLRDALAAVDVGSAVQGGFGPVPRTATTRPAHRDTPSTSYTLPPPPSDPRAPGPARPDGRPGRAGGNGGPQADGGRTEDGHGRPAAGGDASTVAEPATRGSSRWRPGLIGVVAAVVSVSVSVTWVVNEYGSPGGPGSSAGGSPTPSTSAKAPPDAGAAFGGARTTRSGCAAADVEGVGGRCVTTPECWSGITDISGTITVSRADCHIAHVWQTFAIAPLPKDGTTYNARDLVKHPDVRALCSQQVMRDSLTSTSRSDGTRWNVDVLPPTAPQWAEGLRVFRCVAAAVTDDGEITGSHFGASG, encoded by the coding sequence ATGCGGTACGAGCACGTGGAACTCTCCGGGTACGAGATCCAGGAGGTCCTCGGCCGGGGCGGCTTCGCCACGGTCTACCGGGCGCACCAGGCGGCGGTGGGCCGGGAAGTCGCGCTGAAGGTCGACAGCAGGGTGCTGGCCTCGGATCGCGACCGGCAGCGCTTCCTGCGCGAGGTCACGGCCGCGGGCCGGTTGTCCGGGCATCCGCACGTGGTCCCGGTCTACGACGCGGGCGTCCTCGGCGACGACCGCCCGTACATGGTCATGGAGTTGTGTCCGGGCGGCTCGCTCGGCGAGCGCCTGCACCGCCATGGACCGCTCGCCGTCAAGGAGGCCCGGGACATCGGGCTCGGCATCGCCGACGCGCTGGCCGCGGCGCACGCCGCCGGGGTGCTGCACCGTGACATCAAGCCGGGCAACATCATGGTCAACCGGTACGGCGCCGCCGCCCTCACCGACTTCGGACTGGCCGCCATGCCCAGGCCCGGCCGGGACCTGTCGGTGACGCGCGAGGCGCTGACCCCGGCGTACGCGCCGCCCGAGGCCTTCCATCTGGCCGAACCCACGACGACGGGCGACGTCTACTCGCTCGCCGCGACGCTCTACGCCCTCCTGCGGGGCCGCCCGCCGCACCACCCCGACGACGGCACCCAGCTCAGCCTCGCGGAGCTCATCGTCCGGCACACCTGGCCCTACGCCGACCTGCCGGGAGTGCCGAGCGCCCTCAACGCGGTGCTCAGACAGGCCCTGGAGACGGATCCGGCCTCCCGGATGCCGGACGCGTCGACACTGCGGGACGCCCTGGCCGCCGTCGACGTCGGCAGCGCCGTACAGGGTGGGTTCGGGCCGGTACCCCGTACGGCCACCACCCGTCCCGCCCATCGGGACACGCCCTCCACGTCCTACACCCTTCCCCCACCGCCCTCCGACCCGCGGGCTCCGGGCCCGGCGCGGCCGGACGGCCGACCCGGCAGGGCGGGCGGGAACGGCGGGCCTCAGGCCGACGGCGGCCGGACGGAGGACGGCCACGGCCGGCCCGCCGCCGGTGGAGACGCGAGCACGGTGGCCGAACCGGCGACGCGCGGGTCCTCACGGTGGCGTCCCGGCCTGATCGGCGTGGTGGCGGCCGTGGTCTCGGTGAGTGTGTCCGTCACCTGGGTGGTCAACGAGTACGGGTCGCCGGGCGGCCCCGGCTCCTCCGCGGGCGGATCCCCCACCCCCAGCACCTCGGCCAAGGCCCCGCCGGACGCCGGCGCGGCCTTCGGCGGCGCCCGGACCACCCGAAGCGGCTGCGCGGCCGCCGACGTCGAAGGGGTGGGCGGCCGCTGTGTCACGACCCCCGAGTGCTGGAGCGGCATCACCGACATCTCGGGAACGATCACCGTCAGCCGCGCCGACTGCCACATCGCTCACGTGTGGCAGACCTTCGCCATCGCCCCGCTGCCCAAGGACGGGACGACGTACAACGCGAGGGACCTCGTCAAGCATCCCGACGTCAGGGCGCTGTGCTCCCAGCAGGTCATGCGTGACTCCCTGACGTCCACGAGCCGTTCGGACGGCACCCGCTGGAACGTGGACGTCCTCCCGCCGACCGCCCCCCAGTGGGCCGAGGGGCTACGGGTGTTCCGCTGCGTCGCCGCGGCGGTCACGGACGACGGCGAGATCACCGGCAGCCACTTCGGCGCGAGCGGCTGA